Below is a genomic region from Desulfovibrio intestinalis.
CTAATAGTTCGCCAGTTGCCGCTCGACGTCCTTGGGGCTGGAGGCCAACTCCTTTTGAATATTTTTGGCAAATTCGTCTGGATAAATCTCATCAAGTTCTGCCTGCAAACCTGTCAGAATCTCTTCAGCCACTGACTCGGGGCTGGCCTTGGGCATAGCGACCCCGTCTGCCATGCGGGTATCAACCGGGCCAGGATAAACACCTACGACCTTAGTTTTTTGTGCGGCCAAAACGCCTCTTAGTCCCTGCGTCAGGGAATGCAGAGCCGCTTTTGAAGCACAGTATGTGCCGATGGAAGGCATATTTACAAGGCCAATGACGGAAATGATGTTTACAATGCATCCACCTCCGTTCTTGCCAAGAATCGGTGCAAAGGCGGTGCACATTGCGTGTGTACCAAAGTAGTTGACCTCCATCTCTCTTCTCGCGTTTTCCTGAGACCCCAGCAAACCGCCTCCGCCAGTGCCTGCGTTGTTTACAAGTATTGTGACATCTCCGCACAAGGCGGCAGCATTGGCGACGCTGGCGAAATTGCAGACATCAAGTTCAACCGAGCAGACCCGATCATCTTGCAACAAGGGGCTGAGAGAATCAGTGTTTCGCGCGCAGGCATAGATTTTTTTTGCGCCCGCTGCCAGAAACGTCTTGACCAGTGCTCTCCCAATGCCCCCATTGGCACCGGTCACCAATATCGTTTGGCTATCAATGTTCATAATTGTCCTCCTTTAAAGCGTTGCTTTAAGTGTAAAAATGTATGTAATTTCTTGCTTGTAATATTGTTCTGACTGTTAGTGTCTTGTCATATGCATACTCTTTGGATGCCTGGACTGCTATAAAGACAGATTCATTTGTCTGGATGGAATTGTCAAATACAGATATAGTAATTGTACGTTTCGTATGACAATGCTGCATTGCTTTGAACTGACTTTTGACCTTTGGCTGACAAGAGCGCATACTATAACAAGGCCTTGGGTTCATCTAATTTTTTTGTGAG
It encodes:
- a CDS encoding SDR family oxidoreductase, whose product is MNIDSQTILVTGANGGIGRALVKTFLAAGAKKIYACARNTDSLSPLLQDDRVCSVELDVCNFASVANAAALCGDVTILVNNAGTGGGGLLGSQENARREMEVNYFGTHAMCTAFAPILGKNGGGCIVNIISVIGLVNMPSIGTYCASKAALHSLTQGLRGVLAAQKTKVVGVYPGPVDTRMADGVAMPKASPESVAEEILTGLQAELDEIYPDEFAKNIQKELASSPKDVERQLANY